The following coding sequences lie in one Daphnia pulex isolate KAP4 chromosome 1, ASM2113471v1 genomic window:
- the LOC124197189 gene encoding meiotic recombination protein SPO11-like isoform X2: MTTLQEIFEILKDLKQNLITVHGPNPVFPHPNKEETLARIEDYIILVVAAISRGDWPLQLPIHGSDEMMTWKLAKQRRKCLLLFHLLAKSHALLRTNTTSTKRDIYYEDVSLWGSQPVLDSMVTQMTKLLNIPRCCLNIGATSKGLVAGSLNFLDGDGKLIDCQTPTGILIPNDVEKLSQFRSKAHLVLVVEKDSTFQKLIDDKIERFIGDCILITGKGYPDVNTRRFLRRLWDELQLPPLALVDADPHGISILAVYRFGSQNLEDIEHLSTPQLRYIGLQPSDIEALQIPDEAKLPLTQRDRSLVDTLASRPFITQNQLLHDQLLRLRRLDCKVEIQGLTKIHPQFLSRTYLPAKIQSMSWM, from the exons ATGACGACTCTACAGGAAATATTCGAAATTCTTAAAGATCTCAAGCAAAACTTGATAACTGTTCATGGACCCAATCCAGTTTTCCCACACCCAAACAA GGAGGAAACCCTGGCCCGAATAGAGGATTACATTATCCTTGTTGTGGCAGCCATAAGTCGAGGGGATTGGCCGTTGCAGTTGCCGATTCACGGCAGTGACGAGATGATGACCTGGAAATTGGCCAAACAACGACGTAAATGCTTGCTTCTATTCCACCTACTAGCCAAGTCCCATGCACTTTTGCGAACCAACACCACATCCACCAAACG GGATATCTACTACGAAGACGTCTCGTTATGGGGGAGCCAACCGGTACTGGACAGCATGGTAACCCAGATGACAAAACTGCTGAATATTCCTCGATGCTGTCTCAATATTGGTGCCACTTCTAAAGGATTGGTGGCAGGTTCTCTCAACTTTCTCGATGGCGATGGCAAGCTCATTGATTGCCAAACACCAACTG GGATTTTGATACCAAACGATGTCGAAAAACTTTCTCAATTCCGGTCCAAAGCTCACCTCGTTTTGGTGGTGGAAAAAGACAGTACGTTCCAGAAACTGATTGACGATAAGATCGAACGCTTCATCGGTGACTGCATCCTCATTACG GGAAAAGGTTATCCGGACGTCAACACTCGCCGCTTCTTGCGTCGCTTGTGGGATGAGCTGCAACTTCCCCCTTTGGCGTTAGTGGATGCAGATCCTCACGGCATCTCCATTCTCGCTGTGTATCGATTCGGAAGTCAA AATTTGGAAGACATTGAACACTTGTCCACGCCTCAACTGAGATATATCGGTCTTCAGCCAAGCGATATTGAAGCTTTGCAGATTCCCGACGAGGCCAAATTGCCACTAACCCAACGCGATCGATCCCTTGTCGACACCCTGGCCAGCCGTCCCTTTATAACTCAAAATCAACTTCTCCACGATCAG CTGCTTAGATTGCGCCGATTGGATTGCAAGGTTGAAATCCAGGGTCTGACGAAAATCCACCCGCAGTTTCTCTCCCGCACCTACCTACCGGCAAAGATCCAGTCCATGTCGTGGATGTGA
- the LOC124197189 gene encoding meiotic recombination protein SPO11-like isoform X1, whose protein sequence is MTTLQEIFEILKDLKQNLITVHGPNPVFPHPNKEETLARIEDYIILVVAAISRGDWPLQLPIHGSDEMMTWKLAKQRRKCLLLFHLLAKSHALLRTNTTSTKRDIYYEDVSLWGSQPVLDSMVTQMTKLLNIPRCCLNIGATSKGLVAGSLNFLDGDGKLIDCQTPTGILIPNDVEKLSQFRSKAHLVLVVEKDSTFQKLIDDKIERFIGDCILITGKGYPDVNTRRFLRRLWDELQLPPLALVDADPHGISILAVYRFGSQNLEDIEHLSTPQLRYIGLQPSDIEALQIPDEAKLPLTQRDRSLVDTLASRPFITQNQLLHDQGYASRLIIFECRGIWESVWVIKQKKVGLVKSQMTFRRFFHS, encoded by the exons ATGACGACTCTACAGGAAATATTCGAAATTCTTAAAGATCTCAAGCAAAACTTGATAACTGTTCATGGACCCAATCCAGTTTTCCCACACCCAAACAA GGAGGAAACCCTGGCCCGAATAGAGGATTACATTATCCTTGTTGTGGCAGCCATAAGTCGAGGGGATTGGCCGTTGCAGTTGCCGATTCACGGCAGTGACGAGATGATGACCTGGAAATTGGCCAAACAACGACGTAAATGCTTGCTTCTATTCCACCTACTAGCCAAGTCCCATGCACTTTTGCGAACCAACACCACATCCACCAAACG GGATATCTACTACGAAGACGTCTCGTTATGGGGGAGCCAACCGGTACTGGACAGCATGGTAACCCAGATGACAAAACTGCTGAATATTCCTCGATGCTGTCTCAATATTGGTGCCACTTCTAAAGGATTGGTGGCAGGTTCTCTCAACTTTCTCGATGGCGATGGCAAGCTCATTGATTGCCAAACACCAACTG GGATTTTGATACCAAACGATGTCGAAAAACTTTCTCAATTCCGGTCCAAAGCTCACCTCGTTTTGGTGGTGGAAAAAGACAGTACGTTCCAGAAACTGATTGACGATAAGATCGAACGCTTCATCGGTGACTGCATCCTCATTACG GGAAAAGGTTATCCGGACGTCAACACTCGCCGCTTCTTGCGTCGCTTGTGGGATGAGCTGCAACTTCCCCCTTTGGCGTTAGTGGATGCAGATCCTCACGGCATCTCCATTCTCGCTGTGTATCGATTCGGAAGTCAA AATTTGGAAGACATTGAACACTTGTCCACGCCTCAACTGAGATATATCGGTCTTCAGCCAAGCGATATTGAAGCTTTGCAGATTCCCGACGAGGCCAAATTGCCACTAACCCAACGCGATCGATCCCTTGTCGACACCCTGGCCAGCCGTCCCTTTATAACTCAAAATCAACTTCTCCACGATCAG GGATACGCATCACGTCTTATTATATTCGAGTGTAGGGGCATCTGGGAATCTGTCTGGGttatcaaacaaaagaaagtcgGTCTAGTTAAGAGTCAAATGACTTTTCGTCGGTTCTTTCATTCATAA
- the LOC124197208 gene encoding uncharacterized protein LOC124197208, which translates to MPKVPKKISREEMIKNLEKARTKHAKHFSSDFEVPEIVDGNVRAKCLYCKIYLVATGFNLSRHVCLKKKLFPPIKQLQGPNPPETQPTIDEVLEENRQLRAQLEVIPVLQDEIRKLHEIAAVTDQVHLADDVDGLLPLEAKHPPCQAISDSQSEKVP; encoded by the exons ATGCCAAAAGTACCCAAGAAAATAAGTCGTGAAGAGATGATTAAAAACCTCGAAAAAGCTCGAACCAAGCACGCCAAACATTTCAGTTCGGATTTTGAAGTTCCAGAGATTGTTGATGGGAACgtg AGGGCCAAGTGTTTGTATTGCAAGATATACTTGGTTGCGACTGGATTCAATTTAAGTCGGCATGTTTGCCTAAAGAAAAAGCTGTTTCCCCCCATCAAACAATTGCAAGGTCCTAACCCCCCCGAAACACAGCCAACCATCGACGAGGTTCTAGAGGAAAATCGGCAACTGCGTGCCCAATTGGAAG TTATCCCCGTGCTCCAAGACGAAATTCGGAAACTGCACGAAATTGCAG CGGTAACTGACCAAGTTCATCTGGCAGACGACGTTGATGGTCTTTTGCCACTTGAAGCCAAACATCCTCCGTGCCAGGCCATATCCGACTCCCAGAGTGAAAAAGTTCCATGA